A stretch of the Paenibacillus dendritiformis genome encodes the following:
- a CDS encoding ABC transporter substrate-binding protein encodes MRLSRKWKMTGLLLSIAVLLNGCMAGKSVQDELGEDAPGSLKIWYPDVEPFHTKYGQMFAAKFPGIQVDVLQAREWIEEARQGDYEEELKKLIDLHKPDVLLLDQDEYEVLARAGKLYNLDPAIMQDQFDLSGYMPGMIDMLREKGDGSLYGLAPFIRPRVMYYNADLFNENSIDPPSNKMQWPDMFALAARFPNTGTEDAPVYGLIGNEAHDVLSQVALTLDLQLFDAKGGNVVLQSEGWKQAFQIAAEAIRSKAISVRSPKESGEGPEGYGYFLAINKFLNGEAAMLISDHHFASQLRSKAKTFDWGMVTVPINPARPDESTSVYVPQILAIAADSPRKQAAWNLIRFINGPEVAKARSRTAGSDLPAIADYVSGGDRADTEVFYMLKPAPHHNERVMKRVPDSFYQAYSSLANEALQSVIDNGKPVDEALAELEQKAQAMLESARSKAQEEHQGR; translated from the coding sequence GGGGGAGGACGCCCCCGGCAGTCTGAAAATTTGGTACCCGGATGTGGAGCCGTTCCATACCAAATATGGGCAAATGTTCGCCGCCAAGTTCCCCGGCATCCAGGTGGACGTGCTGCAGGCGCGAGAATGGATAGAAGAGGCGCGGCAAGGGGATTACGAGGAGGAACTCAAAAAGCTCATCGATTTGCATAAGCCGGATGTGCTGCTGCTGGACCAGGATGAATATGAAGTGCTGGCCCGGGCGGGCAAGCTGTATAATCTGGATCCGGCAATCATGCAGGACCAATTCGATCTGAGCGGATATATGCCGGGCATGATCGACATGCTGCGGGAGAAGGGGGACGGTTCACTCTATGGGCTGGCTCCATTCATCCGGCCGCGGGTCATGTATTACAATGCAGATTTGTTCAATGAGAACAGTATCGATCCTCCCTCCAACAAGATGCAATGGCCTGACATGTTCGCGCTGGCGGCACGGTTCCCGAATACCGGGACAGAGGACGCCCCCGTCTATGGCCTGATTGGCAATGAAGCTCACGATGTGCTGTCCCAGGTTGCGTTGACCTTGGATCTGCAATTATTCGATGCGAAAGGCGGGAACGTCGTGCTGCAATCGGAAGGATGGAAGCAGGCCTTCCAGATCGCGGCCGAGGCGATCCGAAGCAAGGCGATCTCGGTCCGTTCCCCGAAGGAATCGGGCGAGGGCCCGGAGGGTTACGGTTATTTTCTCGCCATCAACAAGTTCCTGAACGGGGAAGCGGCGATGTTGATCAGTGATCATCACTTTGCTTCCCAGCTCCGCAGCAAAGCGAAGACCTTCGACTGGGGCATGGTCACGGTTCCGATCAACCCGGCGCGGCCCGATGAATCGACTTCGGTCTACGTGCCCCAGATTCTGGCTATCGCCGCGGATTCTCCCCGCAAGCAGGCGGCTTGGAACCTTATCCGCTTCATCAACGGACCGGAGGTGGCCAAGGCCAGATCGCGCACGGCCGGGAGCGACCTGCCGGCGATAGCCGATTATGTCTCCGGCGGAGATCGCGCCGATACGGAGGTGTTCTATATGCTGAAGCCGGCGCCTCATCATAACGAACGCGTAATGAAGCGGGTTCCGGACAGCTTCTATCAGGCGTATTCTTCGCTGGCGAATGAAGCGCTGCAATCCGTGATCGATAACGGGAAGCCGGTGGATGAGGCGCTGGCCGAACTGGAGCAGAAGGCGCAGGCCATGCTGGAGTCGGCCCGGAGCAAGGCGCAGGAGGAACATCAAGGCAGATGA
- the trpB gene encoding tryptophan synthase subunit beta, with protein MFGEFGGSYVPPQLQGVLDRLAEAFDRYKDDPEFIDEFKTYLREYVGRESPLTYAKHLSEKLGGAKIYLKREDLNHTGSHKINNVMGQILLAKRMGAHRVIAETGAGQHGVATATVCAMFDMECIIYMGAEDIRRQALNVFRMELLGAKVVSVAKGQGRLKDAVDEALNDLVENYESTFYLLGSAVGPHPFPSMVKHFQAIISEESKRQIMDKEGRLPDAVLACVGGGSNAIGAFAHYVDEPSVRLIGVEPNQAATLNRGVPGVLHGFRCLVLLDEEGNPAPTYSIAAGLDYPGIGPEHSHLKVSGRAEYVTVTNEEVLEAFQVLSKTEGIIPALESAHAVAHALKLAPQLRRDQIIIVNLSGRGDKDVQQVFEMLQSGN; from the coding sequence ATGTTCGGCGAATTCGGCGGCAGCTACGTTCCGCCGCAGCTTCAAGGCGTATTGGATCGGTTGGCGGAAGCCTTCGACCGCTATAAGGACGACCCGGAATTCATCGATGAATTCAAAACGTATCTGCGCGAATACGTCGGGCGGGAGAGTCCGTTGACGTATGCGAAGCATCTGAGCGAGAAGCTCGGCGGTGCCAAGATTTATCTGAAAAGGGAAGATCTCAATCATACCGGATCGCATAAAATCAATAATGTGATGGGGCAGATTCTGCTCGCGAAGCGCATGGGCGCGCATCGCGTCATCGCCGAGACCGGCGCGGGCCAGCATGGCGTCGCCACGGCCACCGTCTGCGCCATGTTCGACATGGAGTGCATTATCTATATGGGCGCCGAGGATATTCGCCGCCAGGCGCTGAACGTGTTCCGCATGGAGCTGCTCGGCGCGAAGGTCGTCTCGGTCGCGAAGGGGCAGGGCCGCTTGAAAGATGCCGTCGACGAGGCGCTGAACGATCTCGTGGAAAATTATGAGTCCACGTTCTACCTGCTCGGCTCGGCGGTAGGCCCGCATCCGTTCCCGTCGATGGTCAAGCATTTCCAGGCGATCATCAGCGAAGAGTCGAAGCGCCAGATTATGGACAAGGAAGGCCGCTTGCCGGACGCGGTACTGGCCTGTGTCGGGGGCGGCAGCAACGCAATCGGGGCATTCGCCCATTATGTGGACGAACCGTCCGTCCGCCTGATCGGCGTGGAGCCCAATCAAGCCGCCACCTTGAACCGCGGCGTCCCGGGCGTCCTTCACGGCTTCCGCTGTCTCGTGCTGCTCGACGAGGAAGGCAACCCGGCGCCAACGTACTCCATCGCTGCCGGCCTCGATTACCCAGGCATCGGACCGGAGCACAGCCACTTGAAGGTGAGCGGGCGGGCCGAATATGTCACCGTCACGAACGAGGAGGTGCTGGAAGCGTTCCAGGTGCTGTCGAAGACGGAGGGCATTATCCCGGCGCTGGAGAGCGCGCATGCCGTTGCCCATGCCTTGAAGCTGGCGCCGCAGCTTCGCCGCGATCAGATCATCATCGTCAATCTGTCGGGACGCGGAGACAAAGACGTGCAGCAGGTGTTCGAGATGCTTCAATCGGGCAATTGA
- a CDS encoding ROK family protein — MTRIGAIEGGGTKFVVAVGTPDGQVGETETFPTTTPEETMDRTVQFFKDKGVDAIGFGSFGPVDLNPASATYGHIAKTPKPHWSGYDVVGHLKRHINVPIGFDTDVNGAALGEATYGAAKGLSSCLYITVGTGIGAGAVVEGKLVHGLTHPEMGHIFVKRHPEDTYAGKCPYHQDCLEGLAAGPAIEARWGVKAYELGEDHKAWGFQTYYLAQALMNYILTMSPEKIILGGGVSKQLHLFPRIREEVKRLLNGYVQHPAVLDTDSGYIVPPGLEDRAGITGALALGMQALKQQ, encoded by the coding sequence ATGACACGTATAGGAGCGATTGAAGGCGGAGGCACCAAATTTGTCGTCGCCGTCGGCACGCCGGACGGACAGGTAGGAGAGACGGAGACATTCCCTACGACAACGCCGGAAGAGACGATGGACCGTACGGTGCAGTTTTTTAAGGATAAGGGAGTTGACGCCATCGGCTTCGGCTCGTTCGGACCGGTGGATCTGAACCCGGCGAGCGCCACCTATGGCCATATTGCGAAGACACCGAAGCCGCATTGGAGCGGGTATGATGTCGTGGGCCATTTGAAGCGCCATATTAACGTGCCGATCGGATTCGATACGGACGTGAACGGAGCCGCGCTGGGCGAAGCGACCTACGGGGCGGCCAAAGGGCTGAGCAGCTGCCTCTATATTACCGTCGGCACCGGCATCGGGGCAGGGGCGGTCGTGGAAGGCAAGCTCGTTCACGGGCTGACTCATCCGGAGATGGGTCATATTTTCGTGAAGCGCCATCCGGAGGATACGTATGCGGGCAAGTGCCCGTACCATCAGGATTGTCTGGAGGGCTTGGCGGCCGGACCGGCGATTGAAGCGCGCTGGGGCGTCAAGGCGTATGAACTGGGCGAAGATCACAAGGCTTGGGGGTTCCAGACGTATTATCTGGCTCAGGCGTTGATGAATTATATTTTGACCATGTCCCCGGAGAAAATCATTCTGGGCGGCGGGGTATCGAAGCAGCTTCATCTGTTCCCGCGCATTCGTGAGGAAGTGAAGCGGCTGCTGAACGGCTATGTGCAGCATCCGGCCGTATTGGACACGGACAGCGGCTATATCGTGCCGCCAGGTCTGGAGGACCGCGCGGGAATTACCGGAGCGCTGGCGTTAGGGATGCAGGCGCTGAAGCAGCAATAA
- a CDS encoding acetamidase/formamidase family protein, whose protein sequence is MPKIHELKPDADTLHGFFSKDLEPALTIDSGDTVIFRTLDAGWGLEKRSVPGEPRKKFTERKPSRQCPHFGHALVGPVFIRGARPGQTLEIKLHEIVPGSWGWTSAGGFPSYWNEKLGMTEEPEVYLDFALDADRMVGRSQFGNFDYAVGLKPFMGIMGMPPPEPGQHTTFVPRASGGNIDCKELQAGSTLYLPIPVEGGLFSIGDGHAVQGDGEVGGPALECPMERVSCTLTVKDDLPLAMPRAKTDAGWLTMGFHEDLEEAMWMALHDMIDWMSSLYRISRTEAYAYASLTVDLRITQIVNSVKGVHALLPYNALR, encoded by the coding sequence ATGCCGAAGATTCATGAATTGAAGCCGGATGCAGACACGCTTCACGGCTTTTTTAGCAAAGATTTGGAGCCGGCGTTAACGATCGATTCCGGGGATACGGTTATTTTTCGCACGTTGGACGCCGGATGGGGCTTGGAAAAGCGCTCTGTGCCGGGGGAGCCGAGAAAGAAGTTCACGGAACGGAAGCCGAGCCGCCAATGTCCGCACTTTGGACACGCGCTGGTCGGTCCGGTATTTATCCGGGGAGCCCGGCCGGGGCAGACGCTGGAGATCAAACTGCATGAGATTGTACCCGGTTCATGGGGATGGACATCGGCGGGAGGATTTCCGAGCTACTGGAATGAGAAGCTGGGAATGACCGAAGAGCCCGAGGTTTACCTTGATTTTGCTTTGGACGCCGACCGGATGGTGGGGCGAAGCCAGTTCGGCAATTTCGACTACGCTGTCGGACTAAAGCCATTCATGGGCATTATGGGCATGCCGCCGCCGGAGCCGGGCCAGCATACGACCTTCGTGCCCCGGGCTTCCGGGGGGAATATCGACTGCAAGGAGCTGCAGGCCGGCAGCACGCTGTATTTGCCGATCCCGGTGGAAGGGGGGCTGTTCTCCATCGGAGACGGTCATGCGGTCCAGGGCGACGGAGAAGTGGGCGGCCCTGCGCTGGAGTGCCCGATGGAGAGAGTGAGCTGCACGTTGACGGTAAAGGATGACCTGCCGTTGGCGATGCCGAGGGCCAAGACCGATGCAGGGTGGCTGACGATGGGATTCCATGAGGATCTGGAGGAAGCGATGTGGATGGCCCTGCATGATATGATCGACTGGATGTCATCACTCTATCGGATTTCGCGTACAGAAGCGTATGCTTACGCCTCATTGACCGTCGATCTTCGCATTACGCAGATCGTGAATTCAGTCAAAGGCGTCCATGCGCTGCTGCCGTACAACGCACTGCGGTAA
- a CDS encoding alpha/beta fold hydrolase: MNVEERYVNNRGVNIHVMEANRGTKDGWPLVIIPGLAEAAEDYREVVEKLYPRHCVVITLRGRGRSDAPASGYTLKYHVSDIEAAIEELELRKFVLMGFSRGVAYTLGYAVQHPDRIQGLIIGDYPAVHTRLKPGWVEFFSSLPPWRGKPLSERMSTEALHALQQESDPVMLWERLPSLHCPALIIRGGTEGAALSAEAAEQYREKLPQAEIVVFEESDHNIFEPDPNVFIQAAERFMNGIRPHINDKKGVDVG; this comes from the coding sequence ATGAACGTGGAAGAACGTTATGTGAACAACCGGGGCGTGAACATTCATGTCATGGAAGCGAACCGCGGGACGAAGGACGGCTGGCCGCTTGTCATCATTCCCGGATTAGCGGAAGCGGCGGAGGATTATCGGGAGGTCGTGGAGAAGCTATATCCAAGACATTGCGTGGTCATTACGCTGCGGGGACGCGGCCGCAGCGATGCCCCGGCAAGCGGGTATACGCTGAAATATCATGTCAGCGATATCGAGGCGGCCATCGAAGAACTGGAGCTGCGGAAGTTCGTGCTCATGGGCTTCTCCAGAGGGGTGGCCTATACTCTTGGGTATGCGGTACAGCATCCGGATAGAATCCAGGGGCTCATTATCGGAGATTACCCGGCGGTCCATACGCGATTGAAGCCGGGCTGGGTCGAGTTTTTCTCCTCGCTTCCGCCTTGGCGGGGCAAGCCGCTGTCCGAGCGAATGAGCACCGAGGCGCTGCATGCCCTGCAGCAGGAGTCCGACCCGGTCATGCTGTGGGAGCGATTGCCGTCGCTGCATTGTCCCGCCCTGATCATCCGTGGCGGAACGGAAGGCGCCGCCTTGTCGGCGGAGGCGGCCGAACAATACCGGGAGAAGCTGCCGCAAGCCGAGATTGTCGTATTCGAGGAGAGCGATCATAATATTTTCGAGCCGGATCCGAATGTATTCATTCAAGCGGCCGAGCGCTTCATGAACGGGATACGGCCGCACATTAACGATAAGAAGGGTGTAGATGTTGGATAA
- a CDS encoding glycosyl hydrolase 2 galactose-binding domain-containing protein: MRLNENWKLRHFNIGEARDLEAASPEYIDYFWMTAKVPGDVHTTLIEKGIIEDPFYGHFRNAAGSRRRCGGTGRRSIGTDVGGHGADGACV; the protein is encoded by the coding sequence ATGAGACTGAACGAGAACTGGAAGCTGCGCCATTTCAATATCGGCGAGGCGCGCGATTTGGAGGCGGCTTCCCCCGAGTATATCGATTATTTCTGGATGACGGCGAAGGTGCCGGGGGATGTGCATACGACGCTGATCGAGAAGGGCATTATCGAGGATCCGTTCTACGGGCATTTCAGAAATGCCGCTGGGTCGAGGAGAAGGTGTGGTGGTACCGGACGACGTTCCATTGGGACGGACGTTGGAGGACATGGAGCGGATGGAGCTTGTGTTTGA
- a CDS encoding glycosyl hydrolase 2 galactose-binding domain-containing protein: MVPDDVPLGRTLEDMERMELVFEGLDTFATVYLNGVKLGSTDNMFIRHSFEVTRELNKGKNVLAVKLDPVHLHVQSKMQYYWSGFSKKRIWTRKAQSHYGWDWGPRLGALFWQLNDCWPGTGWSVIDYYGLPKAAYHYARKFYAPVLLTADHDAGRDLHLWALNDRWSRTKTRSGWPCTGWMERSCMSATMRYIWSRMAKGSWMRCPKRS; the protein is encoded by the coding sequence GTGGTACCGGACGACGTTCCATTGGGACGGACGTTGGAGGACATGGAGCGGATGGAGCTTGTGTTTGAAGGGCTCGATACGTTCGCGACGGTGTATTTGAACGGGGTGAAATTGGGATCGACGGACAATATGTTCATCCGCCATTCGTTCGAGGTGACGCGGGAGCTGAACAAGGGCAAGAATGTCCTCGCGGTCAAGCTGGATCCGGTTCACCTCCATGTACAGAGCAAGATGCAATATTATTGGTCCGGCTTCAGCAAAAAAAGGATATGGACGCGCAAGGCCCAAAGCCACTACGGATGGGACTGGGGGCCGCGGCTCGGCGCGTTGTTCTGGCAGTTAAATGACTGCTGGCCCGGCACGGGCTGGTCGGTCATCGACTATTACGGGCTGCCGAAGGCGGCGTATCATTACGCGCGCAAGTTCTATGCACCGGTGCTGCTGACGGCGGATCACGATGCCGGCCGGGATCTTCATCTGTGGGCGCTCAACGACCGCTGGAGCCGTACGAAGACCAGGTCCGGCTGGCCGTGTACCGGATGGATGGAACGAAGCTGTATGAGCGCGACTATGAGGTATATCTGGAGCCGAATGGCAAAAGGGAGCTGGATGCGCTGTCCGAAGCGGAGCTGA